Proteins encoded in a region of the Acidobacteriota bacterium genome:
- a CDS encoding PIN domain-containing protein — translation MPTAFLDSSAALKLYFEETGSESMRAFAGRGLPCAICSIGAVEFRAVVRAKERSRVLSGGDARSMLVHFEQRVRHAWTYQPVNEVVFALSAVLIDRHPLRAPDALQLAAAMVLLQIQPIEFVSSDHRLLEAARREGLACWDPAGGVE, via the coding sequence TTGCCGACCGCTTTCCTCGATTCGAGTGCCGCCCTTAAGCTGTATTTCGAAGAGACGGGGAGCGAGTCCATGCGCGCCTTCGCGGGCCGCGGCCTTCCTTGCGCCATCTGCTCCATCGGCGCCGTCGAATTCCGCGCGGTGGTGCGCGCAAAGGAACGTTCGCGAGTGCTGTCCGGCGGCGACGCCCGCTCGATGCTCGTCCACTTTGAGCAGCGCGTGAGACACGCCTGGACCTACCAGCCCGTGAATGAGGTGGTATTCGCCCTGAGTGCGGTTCTGATCGATCGTCACCCCTTGCGGGCGCCCGACGCCCTGCAGCTAGCCGCGGCCATGGTGCTACTTCAGATTCAGCCGATTGAGTTTGTCAGTTCCGATCATCGTTTGCTGGAGGCGGCGCGCCGCGAGGGGTTAGCCTGCTGGGATCCGGCGGGCGGCGTAGAATAG
- a CDS encoding PIN domain-containing protein, giving the protein MIAVDTNILLYAHRAELPWNSAASELLKKLSEGAERWAIPWPCIHEFLGVATNPRAFKPPTPLPAALRQVELWMASPSLRLLGEAAGYWERLQELVQAGHLAGSVIHDAHVAALCLQHGVEELWSADRDFSRMRGLRVRNPLL; this is encoded by the coding sequence ATGATCGCGGTTGACACCAACATTCTGCTGTACGCTCATCGCGCCGAGTTGCCGTGGAACAGCGCCGCCAGCGAGCTGTTGAAGAAGCTGTCGGAGGGGGCGGAGCGGTGGGCGATTCCGTGGCCCTGTATTCACGAATTTCTGGGCGTTGCCACGAATCCGAGAGCCTTTAAACCGCCGACGCCGCTGCCGGCGGCGCTACGGCAAGTGGAACTTTGGATGGCGTCGCCCAGTCTGCGCCTACTGGGCGAGGCGGCGGGGTATTGGGAGCGGTTGCAGGAACTCGTGCAGGCCGGGCATTTGGCGGGGAGTGTCATTCACGATGCCCATGTCGCGGCGCTGTGCCTCCAGCACGGCGTGGAGGAGCTCTGGTCAGCCGATCGTGATTTCAGCCGGATGCGCGGGCTTCGGGTGCGGAATCCGCTGCTGTAA
- a CDS encoding DUF2191 domain-containing protein, whose product MKTTVEIADGLLQEAKAVAHEQKITLRELVEDGLRLALEQKRKPKKPFKLKDGSYRGQGMVKDFTWPELRDIIYEGHGGNPLPPDGDDRG is encoded by the coding sequence ATGAAGACGACGGTGGAGATCGCCGACGGCTTGCTGCAGGAAGCCAAGGCCGTCGCGCACGAGCAGAAGATCACGCTGCGGGAACTGGTGGAGGATGGCTTACGCTTGGCGCTGGAGCAGAAGCGCAAACCCAAAAAGCCGTTCAAGCTGAAAGACGGTTCCTACCGCGGCCAGGGCATGGTGAAGGACTTCACCTGGCCGGAGCTGCGCGACATTATCTACGAGGGGCACGGCGGGAATCCTCTGCCCCCGGACGGTGATGATCGCGGTTGA
- a CDS encoding amidohydrolase — protein sequence MSASVPGNLGGLLPSLEQIYKDLHTHPELSMQETRTAGVAAEKLRAAGYKVTSGVGKTGVVGLLENGAGPEVMLRADMDALPVTEATGLAYASTTPGVMHACGHDMHVAWLIGAATLFAQARDQWHGTLMATFQPAEETAAGAQAMIDDGLFRRFPKPNVVLGQHVMSMPSGTVAGRAGATTSAADSLEIRLFGRGAHGSMPEASVDPVVMAASVVLRLQTIVSREVAANDAVVVTIGALQAGTKENVIPDEAVIKLNVRTFDEGVRQHVLAAITRIVNAEAAASGAPRPPEIKPLDRYPLVRNDPQATQRVEEALRQHFGADRVRDTKPTMASEDFGSFGSEWGVPSVFWFVGGIDAAAYAQAEKEGKLGTIPVNHSPHFAPVLHPTLETGVEALVVAAQAWLSS from the coding sequence ATGAGCGCTTCCGTACCTGGCAACTTGGGCGGGTTGCTGCCCAGCCTGGAACAGATCTACAAGGACCTGCATACCCATCCGGAGCTGTCGATGCAGGAGACACGCACCGCGGGGGTGGCGGCGGAAAAGCTGCGCGCGGCCGGATACAAGGTTACGTCAGGTGTGGGGAAGACGGGTGTGGTCGGGCTGCTCGAGAACGGCGCTGGGCCGGAGGTGATGCTGCGCGCCGACATGGATGCGCTGCCGGTCACCGAGGCCACCGGCCTTGCCTATGCGAGCACAACGCCCGGCGTGATGCACGCCTGCGGCCACGACATGCACGTCGCCTGGTTGATCGGCGCGGCCACGCTGTTTGCCCAGGCCCGGGATCAGTGGCACGGCACACTGATGGCCACCTTTCAACCGGCGGAAGAAACCGCTGCGGGCGCACAGGCCATGATCGACGACGGCCTGTTCCGGCGCTTTCCCAAGCCGAACGTCGTGCTGGGCCAGCATGTGATGAGCATGCCGTCGGGAACCGTTGCCGGCCGCGCGGGCGCGACCACGTCGGCGGCGGACAGCCTCGAAATCCGGCTCTTCGGCCGCGGCGCGCACGGCTCCATGCCGGAGGCGAGCGTCGATCCGGTGGTGATGGCGGCTTCCGTGGTGCTGCGGCTGCAGACCATAGTGTCGCGCGAGGTGGCCGCCAACGACGCCGTGGTGGTCACCATCGGCGCGCTGCAGGCCGGCACCAAGGAAAATGTGATTCCCGACGAGGCGGTGATCAAGCTCAACGTGCGCACCTTTGACGAAGGCGTGCGCCAGCACGTACTGGCGGCGATCACACGCATCGTCAATGCTGAGGCAGCCGCCTCCGGTGCGCCCCGGCCTCCGGAGATCAAGCCCCTCGACCGCTACCCGCTGGTGCGCAACGATCCCCAGGCAACCCAGCGCGTCGAGGAGGCGCTGCGCCAGCATTTCGGCGCGGATCGCGTCCGGGACACTAAGCCCACGATGGCGAGCGAGGACTTCGGCTCCTTCGGCAGCGAATGGGGCGTGCCCTCGGTGTTCTGGTTTGTGGGTGGAATTGACGCCGCAGCGTATGCGCAGGCCGAAAAAGAGGGCAAGCTGGGCACGATCCCGGTCAATCACAGCCCGCACTTTGCGCCCGTGCTCCACCCCACGCTGGAAACCGGCGTCGAAGCACTGGTAGTTGCTGCGCAGGCGTGGTTGTCTTCATAA
- a CDS encoding PIG-L family deacetylase, translated as MNCFLRSGSMKLRACAIATGLLLAAAIAVRGQAPPPRAIAIAPLVASRQLPMDRGAAAVWQSLEKLHTRASLLFIVAHPDDEDGGLLTYESRGQGARVALLTLNRGEGGQNLMSNDFNDALGLVRTQELLAADRYYGVQQFFTRVVDFGFSKTKEETFQQWGRERVLADVVRVVRQVRPLVIASTFVGGPSDGHGNHAASGELAQEVYAAAADPKLFPEQIRAGLLPWHASKVYARVPMRAFTPKGIFDYARGIYTPGRVYDYVQQRWIEGKPSVNVAVPEGTYDPVLGASFTQLARQGLAEQRTQLSGIGIPDLRPESTPYHLYGSEVKTTGHEGSMFAGIDTSLAGIADLAPGENTGALREALRAINGDVEQAMRQFRGHQPQAIAPVLAHGLAAMNALIQQVAAGDFSAAAKADIEHELRIKQAQFNDAIVEALGLQFTVRVAGRGRGGRGGPAVSRQVVIPGEQFRVDTHFANPTHAPLALSSVTLRTASAQPDWTISQPAPAAEEVFTVTVPAKAPSTRPYYSRPNDIQPWYDIDDPRYVTLPTTPYPLAAWAKISYAGVTLTMAQDVETVARPEASGIVENPLVVAPPISVVVDPRQGIVPLSAHAVSLTVTVHSNVPGPARGSVHLRLPEGWTASPASAGFALQQSGEEAPLHFTVTPRDLTRSSYSITAVARYDGHDYEEGYHTAGYMGLRPYSLYFPAIYKTRGVQVAMAPGLKVGYVSGTGDHVAQDLVNLGVHMQFLSASDIANGDLGAYDVIVLGIRTYAARPELRTFNGRLLHYVHNGGVLIVQYQTSEYDHDYGPYPYSLGGNGERVVVETDPVNILKPSDPLLNWPNHITEADFRGWVEERGHGFMQSWDPRYTALIETHDPEQPPQKGGLLYAAYGKGVYVYEGVALYRQLADGVPGAYRLFANLLSLPRRAQH; from the coding sequence ATGAATTGTTTCCTGAGGAGCGGGTCCATGAAGCTGCGTGCATGCGCGATTGCGACAGGATTGTTGCTGGCCGCGGCGATAGCGGTGCGGGGGCAGGCGCCGCCGCCGCGCGCCATCGCCATCGCGCCACTGGTCGCCAGCCGCCAGCTTCCAATGGATCGCGGCGCGGCGGCGGTGTGGCAGAGCCTGGAAAAGCTGCACACCCGCGCCAGCCTGCTGTTCATCGTGGCGCACCCGGATGATGAAGACGGCGGTTTGCTCACCTACGAATCGCGCGGCCAGGGGGCGCGCGTCGCGCTGCTGACGCTCAACCGCGGCGAGGGCGGGCAGAACCTGATGTCGAACGACTTCAACGACGCCCTTGGCCTGGTGCGCACCCAGGAGCTGCTCGCCGCTGACCGCTATTACGGAGTGCAGCAGTTCTTCACCCGGGTGGTCGATTTCGGTTTCTCCAAAACCAAGGAAGAGACCTTTCAGCAGTGGGGCCGCGAGCGCGTGCTGGCCGATGTGGTCCGCGTGGTGCGGCAGGTACGGCCGCTGGTGATCGCCTCAACCTTCGTCGGCGGTCCCAGCGATGGCCACGGCAACCATGCCGCCTCGGGCGAGCTGGCGCAGGAGGTTTACGCTGCCGCCGCCGATCCCAAGCTGTTCCCCGAACAGATTCGCGCGGGATTGCTTCCCTGGCACGCGAGCAAGGTCTACGCCCGCGTTCCCATGCGCGCCTTTACGCCCAAGGGCATTTTCGACTACGCGCGCGGGATTTACACGCCCGGCCGCGTTTACGACTACGTGCAGCAGCGCTGGATCGAGGGCAAACCCTCGGTCAACGTGGCGGTTCCGGAAGGAACCTATGATCCCGTGCTCGGCGCCTCGTTCACGCAGCTCGCGCGCCAGGGACTGGCGGAGCAGCGCACGCAGTTGAGCGGCATCGGTATTCCCGACCTGAGGCCGGAGAGCACGCCCTATCATCTTTATGGCAGCGAGGTGAAAACCACCGGCCACGAAGGTTCAATGTTCGCCGGCATTGACACTTCGCTCGCAGGCATCGCGGATCTCGCACCGGGAGAAAATACCGGCGCGCTGCGGGAGGCGCTGCGGGCCATCAACGGTGACGTGGAGCAGGCGATGCGGCAGTTCCGTGGCCATCAGCCGCAGGCGATTGCGCCGGTGCTGGCGCACGGGCTGGCGGCGATGAACGCGCTGATACAGCAGGTCGCCGCAGGCGATTTCAGCGCGGCCGCCAAGGCCGACATCGAGCACGAGCTGCGCATCAAGCAGGCGCAGTTCAATGACGCCATTGTCGAGGCGCTCGGATTGCAGTTCACCGTGCGCGTGGCAGGGCGCGGCCGCGGCGGACGGGGTGGTCCGGCGGTGAGCCGGCAGGTGGTGATTCCGGGCGAGCAGTTCCGGGTCGATACCCACTTTGCCAATCCCACCCACGCGCCGCTCGCGCTGAGTTCGGTCACGTTGCGCACCGCTTCCGCTCAGCCGGATTGGACCATTTCGCAACCGGCGCCGGCTGCGGAAGAGGTCTTCACCGTGACCGTGCCGGCGAAGGCTCCGTCGACGCGTCCTTATTATTCGCGGCCCAATGATATTCAGCCCTGGTACGACATCGACGATCCCCGCTACGTGACCTTGCCCACCACGCCCTATCCGCTCGCCGCCTGGGCGAAAATCAGCTACGCGGGTGTGACGCTCACCATGGCGCAGGATGTGGAAACCGTGGCGCGCCCGGAGGCCAGCGGCATCGTCGAGAATCCGCTGGTGGTGGCGCCGCCGATTTCCGTGGTGGTCGATCCGCGCCAGGGGATTGTGCCGCTGTCGGCGCATGCAGTGAGTCTGACGGTAACGGTGCACAGCAATGTACCCGGCCCGGCGCGCGGCAGTGTGCATCTGCGCTTGCCCGAGGGCTGGACGGCGTCTCCCGCGAGCGCCGGCTTCGCGTTGCAGCAAAGCGGCGAAGAAGCACCGCTGCATTTCACCGTCACGCCCCGCGATCTCACCCGCTCCAGCTACAGCATCACCGCCGTGGCCCGCTACGACGGCCACGACTACGAAGAGGGCTATCACACCGCCGGGTACATGGGCCTGCGCCCCTACAGCCTCTATTTCCCGGCGATCTACAAAACCCGCGGCGTGCAGGTGGCGATGGCGCCGGGCCTGAAGGTCGGCTACGTCAGCGGCACCGGCGATCATGTCGCCCAGGATCTGGTGAACCTGGGCGTGCACATGCAGTTCCTGAGCGCCAGTGACATCGCCAACGGTGATCTGGGCGCCTATGACGTCATCGTGCTCGGCATCCGCACCTATGCCGCGCGCCCCGAGTTGCGCACCTTCAATGGCCGCCTGCTGCATTACGTGCATAACGGCGGCGTGCTCATCGTGCAATACCAGACCTCCGAGTACGATCATGACTACGGCCCATATCCCTATTCGCTGGGTGGGAACGGCGAGCGGGTGGTGGTCGAAACCGATCCGGTCAACATTCTCAAGCCCAGCGATCCGCTGCTGAACTGGCCCAACCACATCACCGAAGCCGATTTTCGGGGCTGGGTCGAGGAGCGCGGCCACGGCTTCATGCAAAGCTGGGACCCGCGCTACACGGCGCTGATCGAGACGCATGACCCGGAGCAGCCGCCGCAAAAAGGCGGTCTGCTCTACGCCGCTTACGGCAAAGGCGTGTACGTCTACGAAGGCGTGGCGCTCTATCGCCAGCTCGCCGATGGCGTGCCCGGCGCCTATCGCCTCTTCGCCAATCTGCTCAGTCTGCCGCGGCGCGCACAGCATTGA
- a CDS encoding phosphopentomutase, whose amino-acid sequence MPLRFRRVVLVVLDSVGIGAMPDAARYGPDDAASDTLGHVLAHCPTPLPTLERLGLGHIRPLTGVSAQRPATAGFGRCALRSDGKDTTTGHWEMAGIILDPGFPVFPGGFPAELIQAFEQRIGRRTLGNVAASGTEIIQRLGAEHLRTGFPIVYTSADSVFQVAAHEQGVPLDQLYSMCAAARELLQGPWRVGRVIARPFIGDAEIGFTRTRNRHDYAVPPPPGMLLDRLEEQRVPVHAVGKIFDIFLGRGITSHAAMESNADGLAQTLAALGPVREGRAGAPGAPSPVERQAGGVAQPRPAPRQSIERGLIFTNLVDFDMLYGHRNDVTGYAAALAEADEGLGRIVDAMRPDDLLLLTADHGCDPTTPSTDHSREYAPLLAYAPGARAVNLGTRASLADIGATIAENFGTQLAAGESFLAEITAADSAPEARASG is encoded by the coding sequence ATGCCTCTGCGCTTTCGCCGCGTCGTGTTGGTCGTGCTCGACAGCGTGGGCATTGGCGCCATGCCCGATGCGGCGCGCTACGGGCCCGACGATGCGGCCAGCGATACGCTCGGCCACGTCCTCGCGCACTGCCCGACGCCCCTGCCGACGCTCGAGCGTCTGGGCCTGGGCCACATTCGGCCGCTTACGGGCGTCTCGGCGCAACGCCCGGCCACCGCCGGTTTTGGCCGCTGCGCGCTGCGCTCAGATGGTAAAGACACGACCACCGGCCACTGGGAAATGGCGGGCATCATCCTGGACCCGGGCTTTCCCGTATTTCCCGGCGGATTTCCTGCAGAGCTGATCCAGGCCTTCGAGCAGCGCATTGGGCGGCGCACCCTGGGCAACGTCGCCGCCAGCGGAACCGAAATCATCCAGCGCCTGGGCGCCGAGCATCTGCGCACCGGCTTTCCGATTGTCTATACTTCCGCCGACAGCGTCTTCCAGGTCGCAGCGCACGAGCAAGGCGTGCCGCTTGATCAGCTTTACTCGATGTGCGCAGCGGCGCGCGAGCTGCTGCAAGGCCCCTGGCGCGTGGGCCGCGTCATTGCGCGGCCGTTTATTGGCGACGCGGAGATCGGCTTCACGCGCACCCGAAACCGCCATGACTATGCCGTGCCGCCGCCGCCGGGCATGTTGCTGGACCGGCTGGAGGAGCAGCGCGTTCCGGTGCATGCCGTGGGCAAGATTTTCGACATCTTCCTTGGGCGCGGCATCACTTCGCACGCCGCCATGGAATCGAATGCCGACGGCCTTGCCCAGACGCTGGCCGCGCTGGGGCCGGTACGCGAGGGCCGGGCTGGGGCTCCCGGGGCCCCCAGCCCGGTCGAGCGTCAAGCGGGTGGCGTGGCGCAGCCACGCCCGGCCCCGCGCCAGTCAATCGAACGCGGCCTGATCTTCACCAATCTCGTCGACTTCGACATGCTCTACGGCCATCGCAACGACGTCACCGGCTACGCTGCCGCGCTGGCGGAAGCTGACGAGGGGCTGGGCCGCATTGTCGACGCCATGCGCCCGGATGATTTGCTGCTGCTGACCGCCGATCACGGTTGCGACCCGACCACGCCCTCAACCGACCACTCGCGCGAGTACGCTCCCCTGCTGGCGTATGCGCCGGGCGCACGGGCGGTCAATCTGGGCACGCGCGCCTCGCTCGCCGACATCGGCGCCACGATTGCGGAAAACTTCGGGACCCAGCTCGCCGCCGGCGAATCGTTTCTCGCCGAGATTACAGCAGCGGATTCCGCACCCGAAGCCCGCGCATCCGGCTGA